In Alteromonas mediterranea DE, a single genomic region encodes these proteins:
- a CDS encoding ATP-binding protein, translating to MHLDKAELQHKTNMAESALKARSEFLANMSHEIRTPIHGVQGMLEALLSSSLNSKQHELASIAMQSADALLGIVNDILDFSKIDSGNISFEEAPTNLAEVIEEQVPMFSRLAKEKGLELIISTTALNSKTFIADKLRIGQILINLLNNAIKFTKEGKITVDTKCTRYGKGRYRVKLIVTDSGIGISEQQQKIIFSPFMQAENSMQRRYGGTGLGLTIVKQIVEHYGGKIEVSSNIGIGARFTVTLTLDDANAGAIAEKACGHDYSYTPTRQELSTLKALVVEDNEINQLVIKEQLREVGLPSEVAVNGVEAVDKVKHSLAEKTPYAMIFMDCHMPVMGGLEATQKIRALGKQTKDVPIIALTANVLTGDKEKCLKSGMNDFIPKPVGVSRLKECVFRHLSKQLQGRTTVLKDPA from the coding sequence ATGCATCTAGATAAAGCAGAGTTGCAGCACAAAACCAATATGGCGGAAAGCGCCTTAAAGGCTCGTAGTGAATTTTTAGCTAATATGAGCCATGAAATAAGAACGCCCATTCACGGTGTGCAGGGGATGCTGGAAGCCTTGTTGAGCTCATCGTTGAACTCTAAGCAACACGAGCTTGCGTCTATTGCCATGCAAAGCGCTGATGCGCTTCTAGGTATTGTTAACGACATATTGGACTTCTCTAAAATAGATTCAGGAAATATTTCATTTGAAGAAGCACCTACTAATTTAGCGGAGGTGATTGAAGAGCAGGTTCCTATGTTTTCGCGATTGGCGAAAGAAAAAGGCCTTGAACTCATTATCAGTACTACTGCGCTCAATAGTAAAACCTTTATTGCAGACAAACTGCGTATAGGTCAGATCCTTATCAACTTGCTCAATAATGCAATAAAGTTTACCAAGGAAGGAAAAATCACCGTCGATACCAAATGCACCCGTTATGGAAAAGGTCGATACCGAGTTAAGTTAATTGTGACAGATTCAGGCATTGGCATTAGCGAGCAGCAGCAAAAAATTATCTTTTCCCCCTTTATGCAAGCTGAAAACTCTATGCAAAGACGCTACGGCGGTACAGGCTTGGGGCTTACTATCGTTAAGCAGATTGTTGAGCATTACGGCGGAAAAATAGAGGTGTCGAGTAATATTGGCATTGGTGCGCGGTTTACAGTGACATTAACGCTTGATGACGCGAACGCAGGTGCTATTGCTGAAAAAGCATGTGGGCATGATTACTCGTATACGCCTACACGACAAGAATTAAGCACGTTAAAAGCCCTAGTTGTGGAAGATAACGAAATCAATCAGCTCGTGATTAAAGAGCAGCTTAGGGAAGTGGGGCTGCCCAGTGAGGTCGCAGTTAATGGTGTAGAGGCCGTGGATAAAGTAAAACATTCACTGGCCGAGAAAACGCCCTACGCAATGATTTTTATGGACTGCCATATGCCGGTGATGGGCGGGCTAGAAGCGACACAAAAAATTCGTGCCTTGGGTAAACAAACTAAAGACGTGCCGATAATTGCTTTAACCGCAAATGTATTAACCGGCGATAAAGAAAAATGCTTGAAAAGTGGTATGAATGACTTCATACCTAAGCCTGTTGGTGTAAGTCGGTTGAAAGAGTGCGTTTTCAGGCATTTGAGTAAGCAATTACAAGGTCGTACAACCGTATTAAAAGATCCTGCTTGA
- a CDS encoding DUF4397 domain-containing protein: MQLTSQSLLSGTGFRAVAIGLVALLGLTACGGSDSSSSDYSYAYIQFYNASPNGANVEMREVDGDSFGSAQFGDTTSMFSMDDGELELEFIRTDSDDQEVYIDEITVDLEVGHKTIVVMSGDFNAPTFNVYSYERETMEDHFRLFALSVAVDDSSYDFYMSESGDPFEAANFLGTVTTGDMTELNYWDADDDSDYFDEGEYTIYLTELGSDEVVFESQTLDFVYETEYVMSLRDVSGAIQEGLVVDTILNSSTVTALTDVEADSQYRIYNSTNLDAELSVTFGGNTDEEDVSFTLAAGELSEFSAIRYGDYRVTVTDPSGAVTALSNKLITLNQGESKAVLIYNTNNVLGAATFVESGLPQAYDKTVNFINLVSDFDDVDFYLVRNDETIDTAEYDVQNLEFAESTSEVLPSDYYEVIAVYEDDNEEQVLLDRTALFGFTEEENYIVTVEPADTPTGYEINVLY, translated from the coding sequence ATGCAATTGACCTCTCAATCTTTGCTTAGTGGGACTGGGTTCCGCGCAGTAGCAATAGGACTTGTAGCACTGCTTGGGCTCACCGCATGTGGTGGCTCTGACAGCAGCAGTTCAGATTACTCCTACGCTTACATTCAGTTTTACAATGCCTCGCCAAATGGTGCTAACGTAGAAATGCGTGAAGTTGATGGCGATAGCTTCGGCTCGGCCCAGTTTGGTGATACAACGTCTATGTTTTCAATGGATGATGGTGAGCTAGAACTAGAATTCATACGCACCGACTCTGATGATCAAGAAGTGTATATTGATGAGATTACCGTAGACCTCGAAGTAGGCCACAAAACCATTGTGGTGATGAGCGGTGATTTTAATGCCCCTACTTTCAACGTTTACTCGTATGAGCGCGAAACAATGGAAGATCACTTCCGACTATTTGCGCTTTCAGTTGCGGTGGATGACTCATCCTATGATTTTTATATGAGTGAGTCGGGCGACCCGTTTGAAGCAGCCAACTTCTTAGGCACAGTAACAACAGGCGATATGACCGAGTTAAACTACTGGGATGCAGACGATGACAGCGACTATTTCGATGAAGGCGAGTACACCATTTATCTTACAGAGCTAGGTAGCGACGAGGTTGTATTTGAATCGCAAACCCTAGACTTTGTATACGAAACCGAATACGTAATGAGCCTTCGCGATGTAAGTGGAGCAATTCAAGAAGGGTTAGTGGTAGACACTATTCTTAACTCTTCTACCGTTACTGCACTTACAGATGTTGAGGCCGATTCGCAGTATCGTATTTATAACTCAACCAACCTAGATGCTGAGCTTAGCGTTACCTTTGGCGGCAATACCGATGAAGAAGATGTAAGCTTTACCCTTGCCGCAGGCGAGTTATCGGAGTTCAGCGCTATTCGCTATGGTGACTACCGCGTAACAGTTACTGATCCATCAGGCGCGGTTACTGCGCTTAGCAATAAACTTATCACCCTTAATCAAGGCGAAAGTAAAGCGGTGCTAATTTACAACACTAACAATGTATTAGGGGCGGCAACCTTCGTGGAAAGTGGCTTACCTCAGGCGTACGATAAAACCGTAAACTTTATCAACCTTGTGAGCGATTTTGATGACGTCGATTTTTATTTAGTAAGAAACGACGAAACCATAGATACCGCTGAATACGATGTGCAAAACCTCGAGTTCGCCGAGAGCACAAGTGAAGTGCTTCCCTCTGACTATTATGAAGTGATTGCGGTTTACGAAGACGATAATGAAGAGCAAGTGTTACTTGATAGAACAGCACTGTTCGGTTTTACCGAAGAAGAGAACTACATCGTAACCGTAGAGCCAGCAGATACGCCTACGGGATATGAAATTAACGTGCTTTATTAA
- a CDS encoding S8 family serine peptidase, translated as MNSKFNKKHTCLTAAALAVSLGLMGNSAMAAGEGLVKVKEKPQSLKQAIGKRLTVDRLVTTEQQRYIIKFKDEMVSETVEVSALKGKGQISSAKVKGKKPFDIASAKSEVRKAGGAIKKELKKHKMVAATMSKSALNKLRNNPNVESIEVDVRRKPMAQTTPYGYTMVQANQFGQSDTTARKVCIIDTGYNLGHPDLPGTNDGVTGQANNSAVGNWYNDGNGHGTHVAGTIAAYDNNEGVVGVYPGVNMHIVKIFNDNGQWTYASDLIDAITQCQDAGSNVVNMSLGGGSSSTTERNAMQSFTDAGMLLVAAAGNDGNSAKSYPASYDAVMSVAAVDSNENRASYSQYNDQVEIAAPGSAVQSTYPTNTYASLSGTSMATPHVAGGAALVWSYFPQCSNNQIRSALNATAEDKGSAGRDNFYGYGLMQLADAYNYLNTNGCAGGGTGGGGGSEPGVEPVSGQLTGLSGTRRNWDRYTWTIPEGVTQMTIRTSGGSGDADLYVKFGSQPETNSYDCRPYQNGNSEVCTFDAPASGTWHIGIRAYSSYSGVTLSYSYE; from the coding sequence TTGAACTCAAAGTTTAATAAGAAACACACATGTCTAACTGCAGCTGCACTAGCTGTATCACTTGGCTTAATGGGTAATTCTGCAATGGCTGCCGGCGAAGGGCTGGTAAAAGTGAAAGAAAAACCTCAATCTTTGAAGCAAGCAATAGGCAAACGTCTAACGGTTGACCGTTTGGTAACTACCGAACAACAGCGCTACATCATTAAGTTCAAAGACGAAATGGTAAGCGAAACGGTTGAGGTGAGTGCATTAAAAGGTAAAGGTCAAATCTCAAGTGCCAAAGTAAAAGGTAAAAAGCCTTTCGATATCGCATCTGCAAAGTCAGAGGTTCGCAAAGCCGGCGGCGCTATCAAAAAAGAGCTTAAAAAGCACAAAATGGTAGCGGCGACCATGAGTAAGTCGGCGCTCAACAAGCTTCGCAACAATCCTAACGTAGAAAGTATTGAGGTTGACGTACGTCGTAAGCCTATGGCGCAAACTACGCCTTACGGCTACACCATGGTACAGGCAAACCAGTTCGGCCAGTCAGATACCACGGCGCGCAAAGTATGTATTATCGATACTGGCTATAATCTAGGTCACCCAGACCTTCCGGGCACAAACGATGGTGTAACAGGTCAGGCAAACAATAGTGCCGTAGGTAACTGGTACAACGATGGTAACGGTCACGGTACCCACGTAGCGGGCACCATTGCAGCATACGATAATAACGAAGGTGTGGTAGGTGTATACCCGGGTGTTAACATGCACATCGTTAAGATTTTTAACGATAATGGTCAGTGGACCTATGCCTCTGACCTTATCGATGCCATTACCCAGTGTCAGGATGCAGGCTCAAATGTGGTTAACATGAGCTTAGGTGGCGGCAGCTCTTCAACCACCGAGCGCAATGCAATGCAAAGCTTTACCGATGCAGGCATGTTGCTAGTGGCTGCGGCGGGTAACGACGGCAATAGTGCAAAATCATACCCAGCGTCTTACGATGCAGTTATGTCGGTAGCGGCGGTAGACTCAAATGAAAATCGTGCAAGCTACAGCCAATATAACGACCAAGTGGAAATTGCGGCACCGGGCAGTGCGGTCCAGTCGACATACCCTACTAACACCTATGCTTCTTTAAGCGGTACATCAATGGCAACGCCACACGTAGCTGGTGGTGCAGCACTAGTATGGAGCTACTTCCCGCAGTGTTCAAACAACCAAATTCGTAGTGCACTTAATGCAACGGCAGAAGATAAAGGCAGTGCGGGTCGTGATAACTTCTACGGTTATGGCTTAATGCAGCTTGCTGATGCCTACAACTACCTTAACACCAACGGTTGTGCCGGTGGCGGTACTGGTGGCGGTGGCGGCTCTGAGCCTGGCGTAGAACCAGTATCAGGTCAGCTAACCGGCCTTTCAGGTACGCGCAGAAACTGGGACCGCTACACTTGGACGATTCCTGAAGGTGTAACGCAGATGACTATTCGTACCTCTGGTGGTTCAGGCGATGCCGATCTATACGTGAAGTTTGGCTCACAGCCAGAAACGAATAGCTATGATTGTCGTCCTTATCAAAATGGCAACAGCGAAGTATGTACATTCGACGCGCCAGCGTCAGGCACATGGCACATTGGTATTCGCGCTTATTCGTCATACAGCGGTGTGACACTATCATACTCATATGAGTAA
- the rnr gene encoding ribonuclease R translates to MSDDPHYQREKEKYDNPVASREYLMSLLKEHDKPLSFLDICNLVNAFDEEARIGIQRRLRAMEREGQVQFTKQKKYILQNRDEIIKGRIIGHRDGYGFLRPEDKSGDLFISAGQMNLFLHDDVVEARISGTDRRGRKEAFITQVIEPRSEPIVGRYFVEQGFGMVVPDDSRLQHEIVIPPESTNGARMGQVVVVELSQRPRRKMNPVGKIVEVLGEHMAPGMEIEMALRTFDIPHQWPNGVTKQVEKLTDQVPDEAKEGRIDLRQLPLVTIDGEDARDFDDAVYCEPLDDGGWQLWVAIADVSHYVRTGSALDDEAQQRGNSVYFPDQVIPMLPEVLSNGLCSLNPEVDRLCMVCEMTISAQGKLEEFQFYEAVMNSHARLTYNKVWGILQGDKELHQRYEPHVPHLRNLHDLYRALKKARAKRGAIEFETQEVKFVFNAQRKIENIVPLVRNDAHKLIEECMIMANVSAALTLEKHEAPALYRVHDKPDADRLTAFTSYLSEIGIPHAIVEDAEPAAFTDVVLKTRGRVDEELIQTMLLRSMKQAVYDGENVGHFGLALEAYAHFTSPIRRYPDLVVHRALKGIIAKQQGKKAVSGAKNYTVEEIEQLGEQCSMTERRADDATRDVADWLKCEFMLDHVGDTFEGVVSSVTNFGLFIRLTEYHIDGLVHITSLDDDYYHYDDVKQALVGESGHRQFRLGDTVEVTVAAVNLDERKIDLLLDKSMLRSTKGKKVKVKTVKKSSDKPTRFDNKPRSGKDSRSDKKGSKGKGGSNSPSRSGGKSSSRGSAKSSNSGKTLSLNKRGKR, encoded by the coding sequence ATGAGTGACGATCCGCATTATCAGCGCGAGAAAGAGAAGTACGACAACCCGGTAGCAAGCCGCGAATATTTAATGAGTTTACTAAAAGAACACGACAAGCCTTTGTCGTTTCTTGATATTTGTAACTTGGTGAACGCGTTCGACGAAGAAGCCCGAATAGGTATACAGCGCCGCTTACGCGCCATGGAGCGCGAAGGGCAAGTACAGTTCACCAAACAGAAAAAATACATACTTCAAAACCGTGATGAAATCATAAAAGGCCGCATTATTGGCCACCGAGATGGTTACGGCTTTCTGCGTCCTGAAGATAAAAGTGGTGACTTATTTATCAGTGCTGGGCAAATGAATTTGTTTTTACACGATGACGTGGTTGAAGCGCGCATTAGCGGCACCGACCGTCGCGGTAGAAAAGAAGCCTTTATTACCCAAGTTATTGAGCCAAGAAGCGAGCCAATAGTCGGGCGCTATTTCGTAGAGCAAGGTTTTGGCATGGTTGTGCCAGATGATAGCCGCCTTCAGCATGAAATTGTTATTCCACCAGAAAGTACCAACGGTGCGCGCATGGGGCAGGTGGTTGTAGTAGAACTCTCCCAACGCCCCCGCCGTAAAATGAACCCCGTGGGAAAAATTGTTGAAGTACTCGGTGAGCATATGGCGCCAGGTATGGAAATAGAAATGGCACTTCGCACGTTTGACATTCCGCACCAGTGGCCAAATGGCGTAACCAAACAAGTGGAAAAGCTTACCGATCAGGTGCCCGATGAAGCCAAAGAAGGCCGCATCGACTTGCGCCAACTTCCCCTTGTTACCATTGATGGTGAAGACGCCCGCGACTTCGATGACGCAGTATATTGTGAACCGCTAGACGATGGCGGCTGGCAGCTCTGGGTAGCCATTGCGGATGTAAGCCATTACGTAAGAACGGGCTCTGCCCTTGATGATGAAGCGCAACAGCGCGGAAACTCAGTGTATTTCCCCGACCAAGTTATCCCTATGTTACCTGAGGTGTTGTCGAATGGACTGTGTTCACTGAACCCTGAAGTCGACCGGCTTTGTATGGTGTGTGAAATGACGATCAGCGCCCAAGGGAAGCTAGAAGAGTTTCAGTTCTATGAAGCAGTGATGAACTCTCATGCCCGTCTTACCTACAACAAGGTGTGGGGCATATTACAAGGCGACAAAGAGCTACATCAGCGTTACGAGCCTCATGTCCCACACCTTCGCAATTTGCATGATCTTTATCGCGCGCTTAAAAAAGCCCGAGCCAAACGCGGGGCTATTGAGTTTGAAACCCAAGAAGTGAAGTTTGTATTCAATGCCCAGCGCAAGATTGAAAATATTGTGCCGCTGGTGCGTAACGACGCGCACAAGCTTATTGAAGAGTGCATGATCATGGCAAACGTGAGTGCGGCTCTTACGCTTGAAAAGCATGAGGCGCCAGCGCTATATCGTGTGCACGACAAACCAGACGCCGACAGGCTTACCGCTTTTACCAGCTACTTAAGTGAAATTGGTATCCCTCATGCCATTGTAGAAGATGCCGAGCCAGCCGCATTTACCGACGTGGTGCTTAAAACCCGTGGTCGAGTAGACGAAGAGCTTATTCAAACCATGCTGCTACGCTCGATGAAACAAGCGGTTTACGATGGCGAAAACGTAGGGCACTTTGGCTTGGCGTTAGAAGCTTACGCGCACTTTACATCACCTATCCGTCGTTACCCTGATTTAGTGGTACACCGTGCATTAAAAGGCATTATTGCTAAACAGCAGGGTAAAAAAGCGGTAAGCGGTGCTAAAAACTACACAGTAGAGGAAATTGAGCAGCTTGGTGAACAGTGTTCAATGACAGAACGCCGCGCTGATGATGCTACCCGCGATGTGGCCGACTGGCTCAAGTGCGAGTTTATGTTAGATCACGTAGGTGACACTTTTGAAGGGGTAGTCAGCTCGGTCACTAATTTCGGTTTATTCATTCGCTTAACGGAATACCATATCGACGGGTTAGTGCATATTACGTCACTCGATGACGACTATTATCACTATGATGATGTGAAACAAGCGTTGGTAGGTGAGTCGGGCCATCGTCAGTTCAGACTGGGCGACACAGTCGAGGTAACCGTTGCGGCAGTAAACCTTGATGAAAGAAAGATTGATTTATTACTCGATAAGTCTATGCTGCGCAGCACTAAAGGTAAGAAGGTAAAAGTGAAGACAGTTAAAAAGTCTTCAGACAAACCTACTCGCTTTGATAATAAACCCCGCTCTGGTAAAGACTCCCGTTCTGATAAGAAGGGGAGCAAAGGCAAAGGTGGTTCAAATTCGCCCAGTCGTAGCGGTGGAAAGTCGTCAAGTCGCGGTAGCGCAAAAAGTAGCAACAGCGGCAAAACATTGTCATTGAATAAAAGAGGTAAGCGTTAA
- a CDS encoding GAF domain-containing protein, producing MSIIKELQTISNDHSLSLDKKLESLLRMGTEILGLETGIVSNIRGEQYSVLSVVTPENNIQVDSLFSLTETYCADVVKSNSFIAYHNIDVSPGASHPCFEKYTLKSYLASPIYVSGAFFGTVNFSSLDPREAPFSNLELDYLLLLASWVGNELERQQALNNLNAQKAVLTERNSLLNQVANLAGVGTWELNVETRAITWSGALRRMLHVHGDKILKPEDITKFIVDDTQRKIYLEQFTQMMKSDEDFAYELEVRTDTGETRWLESRAHPGI from the coding sequence ATGAGTATCATAAAAGAACTACAAACAATATCTAATGACCATTCATTGTCGTTAGATAAAAAACTCGAGAGCTTGCTGCGCATGGGCACGGAAATTCTCGGGTTAGAAACAGGGATTGTAAGTAATATACGCGGCGAACAATACAGCGTGCTTAGCGTGGTAACACCAGAAAACAACATTCAGGTAGATTCTCTTTTCAGCTTAACTGAAACCTACTGTGCTGATGTTGTAAAATCGAATTCATTCATTGCTTATCATAATATTGATGTCTCGCCGGGTGCTTCCCACCCTTGTTTCGAAAAATACACGCTTAAAAGTTATTTGGCGTCGCCTATTTATGTTTCTGGTGCGTTTTTCGGCACGGTTAACTTCTCTTCGCTTGACCCAAGGGAAGCACCTTTTTCCAATTTAGAGCTAGACTATTTGCTGTTGCTTGCATCATGGGTTGGAAACGAACTTGAAAGGCAGCAGGCTCTCAATAATCTTAATGCACAAAAAGCGGTGCTGACAGAGCGAAACTCATTACTCAATCAAGTAGCGAACCTAGCGGGCGTTGGCACGTGGGAACTTAATGTAGAAACACGGGCGATAACCTGGTCTGGCGCGCTAAGACGTATGCTGCACGTTCATGGTGATAAAATTCTGAAGCCCGAAGATATCACCAAATTCATTGTAGACGATACACAGCGCAAGATTTACTTAGAGCAATTCACACAAATGATGAAGTCTGACGAAGACTTTGCGTACGAATTAGAGGTGCGCACAGACACTGGCGAAACCCGCTGGTTAGAGAGTCGAGCTCATCCCGGTATTTGA
- a CDS encoding Abi family protein: MPYQSIENTLSLSRLTTFRNAVVKKIGNDCTATTLKLYEWNAQLSSVMFFPLHIYEVVLRNAVSEAISMRYGNDWPTNVVFQNSLPYKDKQDLVRLTQDYQGVGKLLPELKLSWYENMLAKRHEGRIWKPFIKQVFPNSTENTVSTIRNTLKNGCDIIRKQRNRIAHHEPIFNQPTLTQLLPLIEEAVSWRCKKTVAWLRAQEKATELLNNPIF; this comes from the coding sequence GTGCCGTACCAGTCTATAGAAAATACGTTGTCTCTGAGCCGATTAACAACGTTTAGAAATGCGGTAGTAAAAAAAATAGGAAATGACTGCACTGCTACAACTCTTAAGCTCTACGAATGGAACGCACAGCTTTCTTCCGTGATGTTCTTCCCGCTTCACATATATGAAGTCGTTTTAAGGAATGCGGTTTCTGAGGCTATATCAATGCGCTACGGCAATGACTGGCCAACAAACGTCGTATTCCAAAATTCATTGCCCTACAAAGACAAGCAAGACTTAGTACGACTAACTCAAGATTATCAAGGTGTAGGTAAACTTTTGCCAGAGCTGAAACTGAGTTGGTATGAAAACATGCTGGCAAAAAGACATGAGGGGCGTATTTGGAAGCCTTTTATCAAACAAGTCTTTCCCAACTCAACGGAAAATACAGTATCTACCATTCGAAACACACTGAAAAACGGTTGCGACATAATCAGGAAGCAACGCAATAGAATTGCTCACCATGAGCCTATTTTTAATCAGCCTACATTAACCCAGCTACTGCCGTTAATTGAAGAAGCCGTGTCATGGCGATGCAAGAAAACCGTCGCTTGGCTTAGAGCTCAAGAAAAAGCGACAGAACTACTAAACAACCCTATTTTTTAA
- a CDS encoding helix-turn-helix transcriptional regulator, whose amino-acid sequence MRQSMHIGIESKGDRGCALIEAGERASRPEHLKRPHPGEVFKRRCMAKSPLKQSEVAQCLEVSTKHLSRFVNGHSNLTVEFARKLEAVSGKRYKCQGLDALSGCLRLVSNRKK is encoded by the coding sequence ATGAGACAAAGTATGCACATAGGCATTGAATCTAAAGGTGATAGGGGCTGCGCATTAATTGAAGCAGGAGAGCGAGCATCACGGCCCGAGCATCTTAAGAGGCCCCATCCGGGCGAAGTATTTAAACGCAGATGCATGGCAAAGTCACCCTTGAAGCAATCAGAGGTTGCGCAATGCTTAGAAGTCTCGACTAAACATTTATCGCGATTTGTTAACGGGCATTCTAATTTAACTGTCGAGTTCGCGCGCAAGCTTGAAGCGGTAAGCGGTAAGCGGTATAAGTGCCAAGGCTTGGATGCATTATCAGGTTGCCTACGACTTGTATCGAACCGCAAAAAGTAA
- the rlmB gene encoding 23S rRNA (guanosine(2251)-2'-O)-methyltransferase RlmB → MAQQEWLYGLHAMQSVLEKEPERVMEVWVLKGRNDDRLTNIVNQARRFGISVQFSQRKALDDKVSGEQHQGVVARAKPARVLDEADLDKILESEAQPLILVLDGVTDPHNLGACLRTADGAGVHAVVVPKDKSASLNGTVRKVACGAAEVVPLIQITNLARTLKHLQDKGLWIVGTAGETDKTLYDVDLKGSTALVMGAEGKGMRRLTKETCDELVKLPMAGSVTSLNVSVATGVCLYEIVRQRGL, encoded by the coding sequence ATGGCGCAGCAAGAATGGTTATACGGTTTACATGCTATGCAGTCGGTACTCGAAAAAGAGCCAGAGCGTGTAATGGAAGTGTGGGTTTTAAAAGGTCGGAACGATGACCGCTTGACCAACATTGTTAACCAAGCCCGCCGTTTTGGTATCTCTGTTCAGTTTAGCCAGCGCAAAGCGCTAGATGACAAAGTAAGCGGTGAGCAACACCAAGGCGTGGTAGCAAGAGCGAAACCAGCCCGCGTGCTAGATGAAGCTGACTTAGACAAAATTTTAGAAAGCGAAGCGCAGCCTTTAATCTTGGTACTAGACGGTGTTACCGACCCGCATAATCTAGGTGCGTGCCTGCGTACTGCAGATGGAGCAGGGGTGCACGCGGTAGTAGTACCGAAAGATAAATCAGCAAGTCTAAACGGCACAGTAAGAAAAGTGGCCTGTGGTGCAGCTGAAGTGGTTCCACTTATTCAAATCACGAACCTGGCCAGAACCTTGAAGCACCTTCAAGATAAGGGGCTATGGATTGTGGGCACAGCGGGTGAGACCGACAAAACCTTGTACGATGTAGACTTAAAAGGCTCGACTGCGCTTGTTATGGGGGCAGAAGGTAAAGGTATGCGTCGATTAACAAAAGAAACCTGCGACGAACTGGTTAAGTTGCCTATGGCAGGCAGCGTAACAAGCCTTAATGTGTCGGTAGCAACAGGCGTTTGCCTATACGAGATAGTGAGACAGCGTGGTTTGTAA